From Nymphaea colorata isolate Beijing-Zhang1983 chromosome 6, ASM883128v2, whole genome shotgun sequence, a single genomic window includes:
- the LOC116255594 gene encoding AP-4 complex subunit sigma isoform X2, whose amino-acid sequence MGIQFVLLVNKQGQTRLAQYYEYLTLEERRVLEGEIVRKCLTRTDQQCSFVEHRNYKIVYKRYASLFFMVGVDNDENELAILEFIHLLVETMDQHFGNVVSVNWILCFTWRRLISCLKRWL is encoded by the exons ATGGGGATCCAGTTCGTCCTGCTGGTGAACAAGCAAGGGCAGACTCGGCTAGCCCAGTATTATGAGTACCTCACCCTAGAGGAGAGGAGGGTTCTCGAGGGAGAGATCGTCAGGAAATGCCTCACCCGCACCGACCAACAG TGTTCATTTGTTGAGCACCGAAATTATAAAATTGTATACAAGCGCTATGCATCACTCTTCTTCATGGTTGGAGTAGATAATGATGAG AATGAACTAGCAATTCTAGAATTTATTCACCTACTTGTGGAAACTATGGACCAGCACTTTGGGAATGTTGTAAG TGTGAACTGGATATTATGTTTCACTTGGAGAAGGCTCATTTCATGCTTGAAGAGATGGTTATGA
- the LOC116255594 gene encoding AP-4 complex subunit sigma isoform X1 produces the protein MGIQFVLLVNKQGQTRLAQYYEYLTLEERRVLEGEIVRKCLTRTDQQCSFVEHRNYKIVYKRYASLFFMVGVDNDENELAILEFIHLLVETMDQHFGNVCELDIMFHLEKAHFMLEEMVMNGCIVETSKSNILAPIQLMDKAS, from the exons ATGGGGATCCAGTTCGTCCTGCTGGTGAACAAGCAAGGGCAGACTCGGCTAGCCCAGTATTATGAGTACCTCACCCTAGAGGAGAGGAGGGTTCTCGAGGGAGAGATCGTCAGGAAATGCCTCACCCGCACCGACCAACAG TGTTCATTTGTTGAGCACCGAAATTATAAAATTGTATACAAGCGCTATGCATCACTCTTCTTCATGGTTGGAGTAGATAATGATGAG AATGAACTAGCAATTCTAGAATTTATTCACCTACTTGTGGAAACTATGGACCAGCACTTTGGGAATGTT TGTGAACTGGATATTATGTTTCACTTGGAGAAGGCTCATTTCATGCTTGAAGAGATGGTTATGAATGGCTGCATTGTTGAGACTAGTAAATCAAACATTTTGGCACCAATTCAACTGATGGATAAAGCTTCCTAG